A genomic region of Vitis vinifera cultivar Pinot Noir 40024 chromosome 7, ASM3070453v1 contains the following coding sequences:
- the LOC100246316 gene encoding acid phosphatase 1: MPHNPCESCPISAPPPSPIATKTPQISLSPSSLSFTTPQMGKNLGFLLAFTGLLISSAVADWNILRPWKSSLVQEGLKNYCESWRINVELNNIKGFDVVPQECVEFVGKYMTSSQYKADIERAIEESVLYLSKGCCSLKGDDKDAWIFDIDDTLVSIVPYYKKHHFGGEKLNVTSLEEWMRKNRAPALRETLRFFNDIRGRGFKIFLISSRRECLRSSTADNLIKVGYHGWTRLILRKEADELMEVQKYKAKARQGLVKEGYRIWGIVGDQWSSFEGTPSAKRTFKLPNPLYYVS, translated from the exons ATGCCCCACAACCCATGTGAATCCTGCCCTATATCAGCCCCTCCCCCATCACCCATTGCCACTAAAACACCccaaatctctctctctccctcatcATTGTCATTTACCACCCCCCAAATGGGCAAAAACTTAGGGTTCTTACTGGCCTTCACAGGCCTTCTCATCAGCTCAGCAGTTGCAGATTGGAACATTTTGAGGCCATGGAAGAGCAGCTTGGTGCAAGAGGGCTTGAAAAATTATTGTGAGAGTTGGAGGATCAATGTGGAGCTAAACAACATCAAGGGCTTTGATGTTGTGCCCCAAGAATGTGTGGAGTTTGTGGGTAAATATATGACTTCTTCTCAGTATAAGGCTGATATTGAGAGGGCAATTGAAGAGAGTGTGCTTTATCTAAGTAAGGGTTGTTGCAGCTTAAAGGGTGATGATAAAGACGCATGGATCTTTGATATTGATGACACTCTTGTGTCCATTGTGCCTTACTATAAGAAGCATCATTTTGG GGGAGAGAAGTTGAATGTGACCTCCTTGGAAGAATGGATGAGGAAGAATAGGGCACCAGCCCTTAGGGAGACACTAAGATTCTTCAATGACATCAGGGGAAGAGGCTTCAAGATCTTCTTGATATCTTCAAGAAGGGAATGCCTTAGATCTTCCACTGCTGATAACCTCATTAAGGTTGGATACCATGGTTGGACCAGGCTCATTTTAAg GAAAGAAGCAGATGAATTGATGGAAGTGCAAAAATACAAGGCAAAAGCGAGGCAAGGGTTGGTGAAGGAAGGGTATCGCATATGGGGCATAGTTGGAGACCAGTGGAGCAGCTTTGAGGGGACTCCCTCCGCAAAAAGAACATTCAAGCTTCCCAATCCCTTGTACTATGTTTCCTAA